From the Populus nigra chromosome 13, ddPopNigr1.1, whole genome shotgun sequence genome, the window AggacttgattttgatttacaaTTCCTTTTCCGGCAAAATCCCGGAGAGTCTGGGAAAATGTGATAGTTTAGGCCGGGTTCGGTTAAGGAATAATGGGTTTACAGGCGCTGTGCCCGAGGAATTCTGGGGGCTGCCGCAAGTTTACTTGTTTGAACTTGAAGAGAATTCATTCTCCGGGAAAGTGTCTAATAGGATTGCCTCTGCTTATAATCTATCTGTGTTGAAGATTTCGAAAAATAAGTTCTCGGGTACTTTACCAATGGAGATTGGTTTTCTAGGCAAGTTGATTGACTTTTCGGCGAGTGATAACATGTTTACAGGTCCAATTCCGGGGAGTATGGTTAATTTGAGTACCCTGAGTATGCTTGTGCTTGGTGACAATGAATTGTCTGGTGGGCTTCCGGATGGGATTCAGGGTTGGAAGAGCTTGAATGAGCTTAATTTGGCGAATAATAAGCTTTCTGGCCCGATCCCGGATGAGATTGGGAGCCTGCAAGTGCTTAATTATCTTGATCTGTCCGGAAATTACTTTACGGGGAAGATTCCGATACAATTGGCGGATTTGAATCTCAATGTGTTGAACTTGTCGAACAATATGCTTTCGGGGGCGCTCCCTCCACTTTATGCTAAAGAGATGTATAGGAGTAGCTTTGTGGGAAATCCAGGTTTGTGTGGTGATTTGAAGGATCTTTGTCTGCAGGAGGGTGATTCGAAGAAGCAGAGTTACTTGTGGATTCTTCGGTCGACTTTTATACTTGCTGTGGTAGTGTTTGTTGTTGGTGTTGTTTGGTTCTACTTCAAGTACCAgaatttcaagaaagaaaaggaagttgtTACTATATCGAAGTGGAGATCGTTCCATAAGATTGGTTTTAGTGAATTTGAGATCCTTGATTTTCTTAGAGAAGATAATGTGATTGGAAGTGGAGCTTCTGGGAAAGTCTACAAGGCAGTGCTTAGCAATGGTGAGACCGTGGCAGTGAAGAAACTAGGTGGAGAGAGCAAGAAAGGCAATACAGATGGCAGCTCTGAAAAGGACGAATTCGAAGCAGAAGTTGAGACTTTGGGGAGGATTAGGCACAAAAACATTGTGAGATTGTGGTGTTGTTGCAATACCGGAGATTGCAAGCTTCTGGTATACGAATATATGCCAAATGGGAGCTTGGGGGACTTGTTGCATGGCAGCAAGGGAGGCTCGTTGGATTGGCCTACAAGGTACAGGATAGCTTTGGATGCAGCTGAGGGCTTGTCTTATTTGCATCATGATTGTGCTCCTCCGATTGTTCATCGGGATGTAAAATCGAACAACATATTGCTAGATGCAGAATTTGGTGCCAGGGTTGCCGACTTTGGAGTTGCCAAAGTTGTTCAAGGAGTCAACAAAGGAATGGAATCAATGTCTGTTATTGCAGGCTCCTGCGGCTATATTGCACCAGGTATTTCACTTGCGTCCAACAGAATTGTTAATATGAagtgatttgatcaaattaagcTTAGTTTTCGCTTGCTTTAGCTAATCGTTTAGGCTCCAAATCATTACTgtaattgaatttgtttgaaCTTGATTTGATGCAGAATATGGATATACTCTCAGAGTGAACGAGAAGAGCGACATCTATAGTTTCGGGGTAGTCATATTAGAGTTGGTGACAGGCAGACTCCCCGTAGATCCAGAGTTCGGAGAGAAAGACTTGGTGAAATGGGTTTGCACCACCTTAGACCAGAATGGGATGGATCATGTAATCGACCCCGAGCTCGATTCACGTTACAAGGATGAGATTTCCAAGGTTCTCGATATCGGTCTCCGATGCACAAGCTCATTTCCCATCAGCCGCCCCTCAATGCGAAGGGTGGTGAAAATGTTGCAGGAAGCTGGCATGGGAGAGAAGCCTCCAGCCGACAAGAATGACGAGAAGCCCTCTCCTTATTACCAAGAAGAAGTCTCTGATCAGGGAAGTTTAGTTCAAGAATTTTGTGTTCAGACTTGACTGAAGTAGTAGCTAGAGAGCCCCTCTACTGAATCTTCATCCATGGCCTCATGGTGTTTGATTTCTAGGGGCAGAGGGAAAGTGATTGACGTAACTATATGAGGTAGATTCCACATGCCCTAGTTGAAAAGTATAGCTATGTTAAGACCACAGATTAAGATGTCAGAAAGATTGTACCTGTCTAGTACTATTTTAGTTGGTGCTATCCTCTTTGGTTAGGTAATTGTAACATGTAGGGCATGTTTGTGAAAATGTgataaatgaagtttttttttttaaatagattaaaataatagaaaatattaaaataaaaaattattttcacgAAAAGCAAGACAAATCTGAATACCTAACACCCCCCATGAAAATCAGCCTTGTCAAATTTGAAACATCTTTTCATTAGTAACAGCTGTTCTGCAATTGTACAAATTCGAGGAGATTCAATCTTTTTGTCTCCCATTTGGATCTTCCTTCCCTCTGTTTGTTGCTCGCTACTTCGGATTAGATTGTCCATGTCGAGACTGGAATCAAACTtcgattacttttttaatttatctaaaataacttgaaataatattattttaaaataaattcagttGAGTTGATCGACTCATAACCCAGAACAGATTTGATAACTAAAGATAAAAAAGGATGCAAAAGaccgagaaaaaaaaggatgcaaCATGAAGAACATGTTTGGAACACAGTGCAAACTGtattcctaaaatatttatttattttattaaaatttaatatgatttactgatgttaaaaataattttttaaaaataaaaaaaaattattaacataaatttcagcacaaaaaattatttaaaaaataatcattaccacACTACCAATCACTCTCGAATTACGTTCTCAGTCTTGCTAGGCAGGCCAATTCTCGAGCTTCTCTGTTACCATATCATTTACTTGCTAGCTAGGTAAACCCAGAAGGCTGCCGATTGACATAACTGAAATATTCCAAGCAGCAAGAGACAACTTTGGTAGTTTAATGGAGATAGCTGAGTGAAGGTGCCTGTCATGGCCGTCCCTCATTTAATAGAAATGGGCCTCTTCTCCATTAAAGCAAAGCATTGTAGGTGGGGGGTGGTGGTGAAAGACCGACGACTATGTGCTTCTCGGGAAAATGACAACACTGATTCCTCAAGTTCCTATTTCAACAGGTATTAAATGATGGACCGTGTTTGGACTGCAATGATGcctttctattataaatttattaatcttgTAACTCTAAAACGATTTAAGATTTAGATTAAATtggattaaataattttgatttctagttgattttttttaaatattttctttttttatgcagTATAGTTTAgagtttatttgatattgtattaatatttttttatatagttttttttagaaatatattaaaataattttttaatttatttttaatatcaggagaTAACaacgatctaaaaacataaaaaaaattaattttaaataaacttttacaaaaaaaactttccaattaaaaaaacaaatggcccTTAGTCTTCTTTTTCTATACccatcattatatatatatatatatatatatatatatgatccctatttttaaataattaacaaaaactaacgTTAGGTTCCTTAAAAGCGCacaagtaatttgttttttaggcaTCTCTAGCCCATTTAGCCCAGCTCTTTTTGTTCATAAGCCCATGTCAATTGTGAAAATCCCAATTTTCTTTAAAGTTTCCAGTAGCTTCTTCATTAAGATCTTGTTTGGCAAGATAGATAGCtgtgtttttatgaaaaaattagttttattattttaaattaattatttttatatttttttgatgtgttaatattaaaaataagttttaaaaatattattttaataaccaCATCTATAATACCAAAAACTAGCTAAGTATAAactaatatgatggtcactggaagtttacataattattaattttagagccCGTGTAATTAGTTGAGATACACGCAAGCCAATCCAGACAtcccattaataataataaaaaaaaactagccaaGTACACAACTACTATGCCAAACATGCCTgtacagaagaaaaaaaaacacatgcttgacccttttatctttcttttattctttattccAGGCGAACTTAAAAAATGACCATGACGTAGAACATTGACATAATCCTGGATCGTTTGTACGGACAACATTTGATTTTACTAATTAAGCTACCTAACTACAACAATTATATATGATAATTATGGGCTGACATGTTTATAAGCACAACCTTAACCAAATGTAGCATATGTTCTTTTTAGTGAGAAGTTTCATTAATCCATAATGATGCACTTCCCACTTTTCTCAACAATTTAGTTTTCAAATCCTACTAgttatcccccccccccccccccccctcctttcATCATATCCCAAATAGAATTGGCCACCATACTTAATTtggtttcttatttttcaattaattagataatttttttatacaaattaagaataattaagCTACTAGTTATATATCTATGTAAATGTTCGGTTAGTATATCAAGATATataagatgaaaataataaaaacaaagagaaaatatatatctttacaTTTCctgttttgaaattaaaaaatttcactcaAAAATTATTCCAGAAACATTTATATATACTATTTATTTGGCTCCGTCTCTTCAATCAAACATGTTTATGCTTTTAttgtatctatttattttttgttatgaaatgttaattaaatgCAACCCCGTAAATGCAACCCAAGAAACTGaaatattcataattatttttttaatttctcatcagCTAATTAACTTAGGACTTGAATATTGATTTATCAAGATTCAAACCTCAATCTAAGTGAAATTCCATCGTTAGACTAACCCCTTcgaatcaaataaataaagcatcAACTCAAAGTAATTAATTTAGAGTGGGGCAGATGATACCTTGATACTTGGACTAGGAATATTCAAAGGAGAAAATATTGATGTGTATATTTGTACTTAATTATGCACATCTCTTTCACTTTATGCTGTAAGCTGGCAGTATACAACACAAGAATGGTCTTtatgctttgattttcttttctcacaaGAAGGTAGATAATTGGCTTTTAACTGAAATGAATATTGCTTCAGTTAGAGAATACATCAAGTATCGTAAAGGGCACCCCAAATTCTTACAGCCTCGTGATGCACGTTTTGTTCTTCAAAATCTAGGggaaattaattcattaatttgaAGGTCGGATCTGTAGGTAgagtttcctttttctttttaatggaaTTTGATGAAGGATACTGTAGcaataatttaaaaggaaattaaGTAAGTTCCCGGGTTTTGATGGGgtttttctcaaattaattgGGTTGCGGATTAACCTGAGTTTTTGAATGGATTATACCAAATAAATTCCTgcttatatttattgaaatttagtCTAATCTAAATCCCGGTTATTCTATCCATTAAATAATGaagtaagtttaaaaaaaaaagagtaataaaAGACATTAAAGACGAACTATTTATGTGGGAAGTAGACAATTCCATGTAAGAAATTTgtgttgtcatttttttattaaattgctctctctttttttacagGAATGTTATAATACAAGGACATATAATTAATTCAGCTCAATAAAtcttttggatttaatttatatgttctTGGAACAAGGGGCTGTACCAAGTATGGAGCACTGTGCTTGTGTCATGCATGTAGGTAAGGGGCAAAAAAACTAAGGAATTTAGCTGAGAAAGAGGTTGTCAATTTACTGTGATAGATAGGTTCCTTGCTTTACATGAGAAGTCTACGTGAAGAAATGGAATTATATATTTGGTTGGACATTGGCtctcttaatatttattaattattattccaTTTTATCCTATGATATTAAACCTAACTCCTCTTGAATAATCGggttaaattgatatttaattaacttGATATATCAAGTcgatcggatcaaaacttaatttgatatttttaaaaataatattgttttgatttttttaaaatattgatttagattaatttttataatttgaatcaTAGTTAGATAAATTTTGAGttaggttttataattattattttactagtttctttcttatttatatatgtttttcaatattaaggaGTTTATACATTAATTAGCTTTGTTCACACTCTAGGTTGACATTGGAGCTGAAAgatctccctccctccctctctctctctctctatgagGTGGTGAAATAGCTCTCACGCATCAGATTGCCCCATCTCCACTCAACCCTAACTAGCcatgattaatattttatttctttttttaaaaaaaaattattaatctttaaaacttatttcaagaagaaaaacatgACTTTGGACGGAGTAAAAAGGACCCTAAAACTACATTTATTGTCCTACAAGTTTTCATAAGCATCCCATTTACATAAGCACACCACCAAACTTAAGATCCAAGCAACCCtaaaattttcctttctttgcaACATACTACTACTACTGCATTTTTGGAAATTACaccatattttgattttttaggtatacctttctctctctctctctctctctctctctctctctctctctctcctgagAAAGGACAAAGAGGTGGTAGGGGGGAGGggggaggagaggagaggagagtgTGCATGTTGTCTCATGCAAAAGTGGAGGAGAATTTAATTCCTTCCCTACCCTAAAGATCAAGAGCTATCTATGTCTTGAAGAAAGACAATACATGCTTTAGAAGGAGACAAAttgcttttccttcttttcttttaagccCTTCGTGTCTCtcttccacacacacacacgcatcATACATAGTCTTTGTCTATTTTTGGAGTAGCAGTTGTCGAGGGAGAGAGCAAGAAAGAAAGGTGTGCAATATATGGGCATAAGAGGAAACCAAAGGAAATGACTTGGTGCAATGACTGCAACGATGTGCAAACAATTGAAAGAAGCTCACCTCCACCTTGTAATGCAAGTGTTATTGCTCAAAGACACAAAGAATGCTTGATTCGAAGTTGCCCTTCATGTGGGCACCAAATCAAATGCCAAGACCaggtcttttgtttttaaataatttctttacaTGTAGTTTTGTACGTATAATACTTGGTTGGTGATGTATATACTCTTTGCAGGCAAGAATCCATGACTTGCCAGGGCTACCGGCCGGAGTGAAGTTTGATCCGACTGATCAAGAGCTGCTTGAGCATTTGGAGGGGAAGGTGAAGTCTGATACCCGCAAGGTCCACCCTCTAATTGATGAGTTCATCCCTACAATCGATGGAGAGAATGGGATTTGCTATACACACCCAGAAAAGTTGCCAGGTGAACATTCCTTCAGGAATACAACATTTTTTAGCAAGCTCGTTCATGAGATCCAACTTGATTGACATGCTTGAGTGCTTGCATGCAACATGAGAGATAAGGTCAATTATCATTAGGTCCTCTATTGTTTAAGATCCTATCCAGTCAGGCTAGAGGAGGAAAATCATGATATAAATCTAACTACACAACAATACTCCATTACTGAAAATTCTTGAATCATAGTAGAGTAGTTAACCTGTTCATCTCTTTAATTTGAGGCACCCACCAAAACTAAACGTTAGTACTGTATAGCTTTGTTTGCCATGAGGTCCTAGAAGAAACCCACCACCTAACTCTTGTATATTTGTTAGCATTTGGTATTAGACATGAAGAAACCTCCCAACCAACCCTAGCAAtacagctatatatatataattcctagAAGGATATTAGCTTCCCAATAATGGAACGTCATTGCTTGATTAGGTGCAACCAATTACATTTTCCTCACGCATGCATGTTaattatattgatgatattggtcTTTTGTCACCATGCAGGTGTGAGCAAAGATGGGCTAATGCGCCACTTCTTCCATCGGCCATCAAAGGCATACACGACTGGAACAAGAAAGAGGAGAAAGGTGCACACGGACACAGAAGGTGGTGAGACGAGATGGCACAAAACAGGCAAGACTAGACCGGTTCTTGTTGGTGGAAAAGTGAAAGGGTACAAGAAGATACTAGTGCTTTATACCAACTATGGGAAGCAAAGGAAGCCAGAGAAAACAAATTGGGTGATGCATCAATACCATCTTGGAaacaatgaagaagagaaagatgGAGAGCTTGTGGTTTCTAAAGTTTTCTACCAAACACAACCTAGACAATGTGGTTCTCTCATCAAGGATTCTGTTTCTGttccttcaaaattaaaggTGCAAAGTAGTGGGCATGAGGGCTCTAACCTTAAGAATAGTACCACTCTTGTTGAGTACTATCACCCTTCTTCTTTTATATCCTTTGACCAAAGTGGACAGAATAGATCAACAAACCCTAACCCTCCTCAACAGCTACTCTCCCATTTTGCAGTTCATGATGGATCTTCTTTTATCCCCTGAAAAATAAAGCAATGGGAGTCTATGGCTGCATGATATGGTGGCCTATGTAGCAAAATATAGAGCTTCCAAGTTCCAATCTTTGAGCACTggtgaaataaattaatatatatatatgaacttagGAGAGGCCAAAAGGCAGAAGACATTGAGAAGAATAAATATCTTTGGCAAAGAACTAGGAGCCAGATTCTTGAGGGTTAGAGAATTGAAGAATATTTCGGCAATATtaattcctttcttcttcttcttcactttcTTTATTAATTCATGCTTTGTACAGTGTGACAAAGATGTAAATTTCACATGGGTTCTAACCCTTTTTCTACGAGAGAATGTTAACTTTGGACCTGTACAAAGATGATGATTCTTAAACTATAAATATTCTGACAGGATTTGTTTCGTACTTTGTTCTGTAAAACCTCTATAATGATTACTCCTCATCTAAGAATGtagctctctttctctcccatGTTACCTCGTGAAGTATTTGTTTATTATGCCTTCACAAATTTTGAGCAAACTG encodes:
- the LOC133670773 gene encoding receptor-like protein kinase HSL1: MFFYLSVLFLSLLFTSHSLNQDGLFLQRVKLGLSDPAHSLSSWNDRDDTPCNWYGITCDNSTHRVSSVDLSSSELMGPFPYFLCRLPFLTSINLLNNSINSSLTDDIATCQNLESLDLSDNLLVGSIPASLSELRNLKQLNLESNNFSGVIPAKFGLFQKLELISLAGNLLTGSIPSELGNISTLQHLLVGYNPFAPSRIPSQFGNLSNLVELWLANCNLVGPIPESLSKLTRLTNLDFSLNRLTGSIPSWLTGLKSIEQIELYNNSLSGGLPLGFSNLTMLRRFDASMNRLTGTIPIQLTQLELESLNLFENRLVGTLPESIANSPNLYELKLFNNELTGELPSQLGLNSPLKWLDVSYNKFSGNIPGNLCAKGELEDLILIYNSFSGKIPESLGKCDSLGRVRLRNNGFTGAVPEEFWGLPQVYLFELEENSFSGKVSNRIASAYNLSVLKISKNKFSGTLPMEIGFLGKLIDFSASDNMFTGPIPGSMVNLSTLSMLVLGDNELSGGLPDGIQGWKSLNELNLANNKLSGPIPDEIGSLQVLNYLDLSGNYFTGKIPIQLADLNLNVLNLSNNMLSGALPPLYAKEMYRSSFVGNPGLCGDLKDLCLQEGDSKKQSYLWILRSTFILAVVVFVVGVVWFYFKYQNFKKEKEVVTISKWRSFHKIGFSEFEILDFLREDNVIGSGASGKVYKAVLSNGETVAVKKLGGESKKGNTDGSSEKDEFEAEVETLGRIRHKNIVRLWCCCNTGDCKLLVYEYMPNGSLGDLLHGSKGGSLDWPTRYRIALDAAEGLSYLHHDCAPPIVHRDVKSNNILLDAEFGARVADFGVAKVVQGVNKGMESMSVIAGSCGYIAPEYGYTLRVNEKSDIYSFGVVILELVTGRLPVDPEFGEKDLVKWVCTTLDQNGMDHVIDPELDSRYKDEISKVLDIGLRCTSSFPISRPSMRRVVKMLQEAGMGEKPPADKNDEKPSPYYQEEVSDQGSLVQEFCVQT
- the LOC133670754 gene encoding NAC domain-containing protein 73-like, producing MTWCNDCNDVQTIERSSPPPCNASVIAQRHKECLIRSCPSCGHQIKCQDQARIHDLPGLPAGVKFDPTDQELLEHLEGKVKSDTRKVHPLIDEFIPTIDGENGICYTHPEKLPGVSKDGLMRHFFHRPSKAYTTGTRKRRKVHTDTEGGETRWHKTGKTRPVLVGGKVKGYKKILVLYTNYGKQRKPEKTNWVMHQYHLGNNEEEKDGELVVSKVFYQTQPRQCGSLIKDSVSVPSKLKVQSSGHEGSNLKNSTTLVEYYHPSSFISFDQSGQNRSTNPNPPQQLLSHFAVHDGSSFIP